The genomic segment CTTGCGGCCCGGGGCCGGCGTGACCGAGGGGCAGGGCGGCCAGATGGTGCCGGCCTATCCCGCGCTTTTCGACGGGGCGCGTATCGTGCGCCCGGTGGCACCGGCGCTGGGAGAGCCCGGCGTCAAGACACACAGACATCAAGGGAGTGAGACATGAAGGACGGCGACCCGCAGGAAACGGTATCGGTGCTGAAGGACGGGCTTTTCAAGGGAAAAGGCGCCGTCGTGAGCGGTGCGGGCACGGGCATCGGCCGGGGCATCGTGACCCGGCTTGTCGGGCTTGGCATGGACGTGACAGGCCTTGGCCGCCGGGAGGAGCCGCTGGCGGAAACCGCTGAGGCGGTGAAAGAGATGCCTGGCAGCTTTCGCTACCAGTCCTGCAACGTGCGCGACATCGAGGCGCTGGAGGCGGCTATCGAGGAGGCAGGCGAAACCCATGGGATCGACCTTCTGGTGAACAATGCCGGGGGGCAGTTCTTCGCTCCCGCCACCGAGATCAGCCGCCGTGGCTGGGACGCTGTAATCGACCTCAACCTTTCGGCGATCTTCACGGCGACCAAGGCGGCGTATCCCTACCTGAAGTCACGCCGCGGCGCGGTGGTCAACATGTCGCTTTCGGGGGTCGAGCGTGGGTCCATGGGCCTTGCCCATTCCATTGCGGCCCGGTCCGGGGTGCTGGGCATGACGCGGTCGCTGGCGCTGGAGTGGGCGGGGGACGGCATCCGTCTCAACTGCCTCGGGCCCGGTACGGTGGTGACCTCGGGTCTTTCGGACGAGGCGGCGCGGGCCTTGCTTGACGGGCTGCTGGCCGCCACGCCCATGCACTGCGAAACCTCCGTCGAAGAGGTGGCTGAGTTGACAGCCTTCCTCGCAAGCCCGGCGGGCCGGCTGATGACCGGCCAACTCATCCAGATCGATGGCGGCGCGCATATCGGTGCGGGACTCCACATGATCGGGGCGGCATGATGGCGCCACCGCTCGACGGCATCAAGGTGCTCGATCTCAGCCGCGTGCTGGCGGGCCCGACCTGCACGCAGACGTTGGCCGACCTGGGCGCCGAGGTCTGGAAGATCGAACCTCCTGGCAAGGGCGACGACACACGCGGCTGGATGCCGCCTGAGGTCGAGGGAGAGTCGACCTATTTCATGTGTTGCAACCGCTCCAAGAAATCGGTTGCGCTCGATCTGAAGAGCCAGGAAGGCCGGGCGGCCGTCCAGGCGCTCGCCCGCAAGGCCGATGTGCTCGTAGAGAACTTTCGCCAAGGGGCGCTAGATGCTTTCGGTCTAGATTACGAGACGCTGTCCGCTGACAACCGGCGTCTGATATATTGCTCGATCTCCGGGTATGGACGCACCGGCCCACGCGCCGGCGAAGGTGGCTACGATTTCACCATTCAGGCCGAAAGCGGTCTAATGGCGATCACCGGCGAACCCGAGGGCGAGCCGATGAAACTCGGCGTCGCGATCACCGATATTGCGACGGGTATGAACGCGGTTCAGGCCATTCTGGCGGCGCTGTTCGCGCGCGAGCGCACGGGACGTGGTCAGCATCTCGACCTCGCGCTCTTTGACAGCGCAGTGGCGCTTTTGGCCAACGTCGCTTCCGGCTATCTTCAAACCGGGCGTGAGCCCAACCGCTATGGGAATGCGCATGCCACCGTGGTGCCCTATCAGCTTTTCGACACCATCGATGGAACTTTGGCGCTGGCCTGTGGCAATGACGGTCAGTTCCTGGCGCTTTGCGAGGTGCTGGGCCGGACCGATCTCGCCCGTGACGAGCGCTTCATCCGCAACCGAAGCCGCGTTGAAAATCGCGACACGCTGATTCCCGAGCTTCAAGCGGCCTTCCTGACAAGGGGTACGGATGAATGGATCAGCCTTCTGCGCAAGGCCAAGGTGCCCGTGGGCTCGGTACGCTCGGTGAGCGAGGTGTTTAGCGCCGCTGATGTACTGGAGCGCGGCCTCGTGACCACGGTGCCCGATGCAGTGCATGGCCAGTTGAGCCTTGTACGATCGCCGCTCCGCTTCTCGGAAACGCCCCTGCACACCCCTGTGGCGCCACCCCGGCTTGGCGATAACACCGAAGAGGTGCTGGCAGCCCATGGGATCAATCTTGGTGCATCGAAGTGATTTGCCGGAATGGCATTGTCACGGCATGAAACGCCCCGATTCTAAATATGCTGGACCGGCAGGGGTTGAACCTGCGGTCTGTGGATCCCGAAAGCAAAACGTGGTCCTATCCTGTACCACCGGAACCGCACCGCCTCGTAGCAGACGTCGATGCCGCGCTCATGAAGCAGGTCTTTTGAAAACTGGGGTAGAGCATCACCGCCAGGCGGATGATCTCTGACACTGTCCGTTTACGCGATATGCTCGCGTAGAAGATCGAAGAACAGCGTCTCGTGTCGATTGCTTGGCATGCCACGCCGCTTGTAGCCGAACACATCGTAGCGGATCTTCGGCTCGAATGGCCGCCACTCCACGTCGAATTGACCACTCAATGTTTCGCAGATCATCTTGCTGACAATCGAAACGCCGGCGCCTTGCTCCACGAGGGAAAAGACGGACTCGCTGAGAGGCGAGAAAACCCTGATGTTTCGGACAACGCCGAGGTTCTGAAATGCCGCGGCGGAGCGGTAATAGTTCAACTCATTGCGCGAAGACAGCACGATGAAGTCCTCTTCCGAGACCTGTTCCGCATGAATTGTCGATTGCGCACACAGAGGGTGCGACTTGGGCAGGATGATCACGGCTTCCGAACTGCCGAGCCTTTCCTGAATGAAATTCTGATTATTGATCGGCACGCTGGTAACGGCAATGTCGATCATACCGCCCGACATCCAAGAGTGGAAATAGCTGGTCGCGAACGGATAGACGGCGAGGCTCACATCCGGACGGCGCTCCATGAATTTCGAAAGCACCGGTGTCAGCAGGGAGGCTCCCCATGCGGCTTCGCAGGCAATTGACATCTGCCCGCGATTGCCTTCCTTGATCGCCTGGGCACGCTGCTCAAGCTCCTGCATGACGTACAGGCTCTTCTCGCTTTCGATAAAGAACATCTCGCCAGCTTCGGTCAGTCGCAGGCCACGCCCGTCTCGTTCGAACAGTTTGAAATCCAGGGCCATTTCTAGGTCCTTGAGGGTCTGACTGGCTGCGGGTTGCGACATCCCCAACTGGGAAGATGCAGCCGTTACGCTGCCAGTCTGAACGATGGCGTGAAAGACGTTTAGTTGGCGTATGCGCAGCATGGCGAGACCTCTCGTGAGGGGAGTTAGGGAGGGTATAGATCAGAGCAAATACCTTAGAGGCATTAATAACTAAATGCTTATGTATTTGCGTCATATCCGCTTGGACGCGCCGCCAAATCTCTCCTTATCGTTGAAGAGCAATCATTCACGCCCGACCTCGGGCTACATCGGAGCAGCTACGACATGACGACGGGCGCCGCGGTAAAATTCGAAAACGTGTCGAAACACTTCGGCAACACGACGGCGCTGGACGGCTTGGATCTGACCGTCAGGTCCGGGGAGTTCCTTACGTTGCTCGGCGAAAGCGGCTCTGGCAAGACGACCGCTCTCAACCTTCTGGCCGGGTTCTTCCAGGCCTCTTCGGGGACCATTCTCGTGAACGGCACGGATGTATCGTCGCTGCCCCCGGAAAAGCGGAACATCGGGATGGTTTTCCAGAATTATTCCTTGTTTCCGCACATGACGGTGGAAGCCAACATCGCCTATCCGCTGAGGATGAGAGGCGAAGACCGGGACAGCATGCGCCGAAAAACCGCGCGGGCGCTGGAAATCGTACACATGTCACAATTTGCTCGCCGGATGCCCTCTGAACTGTCAGGCGGTCAACAGCAGCGGGTTGCGTTGGCGCGGGCAATCGTGTTCGAACCTCCGCTTCTGCTGATGGATGAGCCATTGGGCGCTCTTGACCAAAACCTAAGGGAAAAGCTGCAGTCCGAGATCAAGGACCTTCATACTCAGCTTGGAAGCACGATTGTTTTCGTGACCCATGATCAGCGCGAAGCGCTGGCCCTGTCCGACCGGATCGCGCTGATGCGCGACGGTCGCCTCGAACAGGTCGGCACACCTACTGAGATCTACGACAACCCCGTCAGCGAGTTCGCCGCCCGCTTCGTCGGCCAGACGAACATTTTCCGTGTCGAGCTTCGGGGCGATCAGGTCGATATCCCGCAGCTGCGCACCACGATGCCGAAAGCCGGCGCTGACGGCACCGCGACATGCGCGGTTCTGCGGCCGGAAAACATCCGGCTGTCGCCGCAGGCTGACGACACGACGATCTCCGCGAAGCTGGAGAAGTCCACCTTCCAGGGCGACTCGTTCTTCTACGAAGTCAGACACGAGGACGCCTGCATCCTTGTCCGGGCCGAGCGCGACGCTGGCCCGCCGCCGCCTCTGGGCAGCCAGGTCAATCTGCGCTTCGCCAGGGAAGACATCGTCTTTGTCCGGGATACCTGACCGACGCGATGAATACTCCAGACCAGAAAAGCAACAGGCCCCAAACCGGCCATAACCACAACAGGAAGAGAGAACCATGAAGACACTGAACAAACTGCTTGTCTCGGCGGCGTTCCTGCCGTCGATGGCAATGTCGCAGGAATTGACTTTCGCAACCGCCGGCGGTGTCTGGCTGGAAACGATTACCGAGGCCTGCCTCGACCCGTATGCTGAATCGGCGGGCGTCGAAGTCGCGGGCGTGGCCACGGAAGATACGGCCGCCCAAATCCGCGCGCAGATGATGACCCAGATCCAGTGGGATATCGTCGAGGTTCCTTCTGCCGTGCTCGCGCTCGGCACCGCCGAAGGCTGGTTCGAGCCCCTCGACTGGGACAAGATCGACCCGGAGAACCAGCTGCCTGATGTCGCGCGTCAGGAAAACGGCATCGGCTTCACCACCTATTCCGAAGGCATTGTCTATCGCACCGATGGCGAGAACGACCCGATCAACTCCTGGGCCGATTTCTGGAATGTCGAGGAGTTCCCCGGCAACCGCTCGCTGCGCGATACGCCGCTCGGCAACCTTGAATACGCTCTGCTGGCAGACGGCGTGTCGAAAGAAGAGCTCTACGACGTGCTGTCGAGTGAAGAAGGCGTCGACCGTGCATTCGCCAAGCTCGACGAGATCAAGCCGAACATCACCGTCTGGTGGACGGCCGGTCAGCAGCCGATCCAGTATATCGCAAGCGGCGATGTGGATTACTCCACCACGTGGAACGGCCGCGTGACCTCCGCCGTGGAAGACGGCATCCCGGCGGGTTTCGTCTGGAACGAAGCGGCGCTCATCGTGGGGTACTACGCCGTGATGAAGGGGAGCGAGCAGGTGGATCTCGCCAATGACCTGCTGAAGTTCTGCTGGACCGATCCCCAGATCAGCGCGAACGTGGTCGAACGGATGCCGTACCCGGGTTTCGCCCCCGGCCTCTATGATCTGCTGCCGGAAGAAACGGCGCAGAACCTGTCGACCTTCCCGGCAAATGAAGAGGTGCAGTTCGCCTTCGACGGTGGCTTCTGGGCCGAGAACCGTCCCGAGCTGCAGGACCGCTGGCAGTCCTGGCGCCTGTCGAACTGAGCGTGGACGATGACCGGAACACAAGGGCAGGAAAGCAACAATGCACAAGGCTAGGGCAGCAATGCCATTCATTCCGGTCGTGCTATTGCTCGGATTATGCTTCGTCTATCCCGTCGCGGAAGTCCTGAAATGGGGTTTCCACGACGGGAGCTGGACGGCGCGGTACATCGGGACGGTCGGCCGTCCGGAGTATATCCGCATCCTTCTCAATACCGTGCAAGTGGCGGTAGTCACCTCCGTATCCTGCATGGTGCTCGGCTATCCCGTCGCCTACGTCATATCCCGACAAAGGGCTGCGCTCAGAACCGTCCTGCTGATCGCTATCGTCGTGACGATGTGGGTCAGCGTGCTGATCCGCACCTACGCGTGGATGGTCGTTCTCGGTCGGGAAGGCATCATCAACAACGTGCTGGCGGCAACCGGCATCATCGACGAGCCGGTCCAGCTCATGTTCACGACCGGCGCAGTTTATGTCGCCATGATTCAGACCCTGCTGCCGATCAGTATCCTCGCTTCCTTCTCGGGTATGGCCGGGTTCGACCAAACACTGCTCCGCGCGGCGCGCGCCTTCGGCGCGTCTAAATGGGGAGGGTTCCGGACCGTGTTCTTCCCCCTGACCATCGACGGCGTGATTGCGGGCGGGCTGCTGGTTCTGCTGATGTCGCTCGGTTTCTTTATCACCCCCGCCCTCGTCGGCGGTCCGTCAGATATCCTGATCGCCAATGTCATCAGCGACCATGTCAACCAGACACTGAACTGGAACCTCGCGGCGGCGCTTTCGGCGGTACTGTTGGTCATCGGAACAGCGATGGTTCTGGCAGTCCTGATCGTGACCCTCGGTGTCAGACGTTTCCACAAGCGAGCGCTATGACCATGTCTACTATTCTTATCCGGGCCTACACGGCGGTGATGCTGGCGCTGCTCACCTTCCCGATCTTCCTCGTGATCCCGATGTCATTCAGTGCCACGCGCTACCTGCAGTTCCCGCCCGAGGAATACAGTCTGCGGTGGTACCAGTTTCTCTGGGAAAGCGCGGCATGGCAGGAGGCAGCGCTCCGCAGCCTCGGAATCTCGGCCGCCGCCACGCTGATCGCTCTGCCCATTGGCACGCTGGCCGCGCTGGGCGTCAGCCGATCGAGCGGGGCGACAGGGCGCATTGTCACGATGCTGTCTCTGGGGCCACAGATCGTGCCCGCGGTGATCGTGGCGCTCGGCGCTTTGCTGGTATCGGCCGGGCTCGGCCTCTATGGCAACCCGCTCGCGCTGGTCCTGGTGCATGCCTGTCTCGGCATTCCCTTCGTGCTGCTGGTGGTGACGCCGGTCCTGCGTGAAGGCAGCGAGCAATACATGCGGGCCGCCCGCTCTCTGGGCGCTGGCTTCTGGAGGGCCGTGTTCACGGTCGTGCTTCCGCAGATCATGCCGGCCCTCTTCGCGTCGGCGGTGTTCGTTTTCTTCATTTCATTCGACGAACTGGTGATCGCGCTTTTCCTCATGGGCGGTACCGAGACCCTGCCGATGCGGATCTGGTCCGACCTGCGCAATGAACTCACACCCGCGGTCGCTGCCGTATCGACTATCCTCATCCTGGTGACACTTGCGGCCATCATCCCCGCGGAAATCTATCGGAACAAGAAAAGGAGAGCGCCGTGATCGAGTACGAGCGCGACGGAGAGATCGGGATTTTCACGATCGCCAACGGCAAGGTGAACCCGTTCAACCCGCAAATGCACAAGGATTTCTACCAGAAACTGAAGGCCTTCGAGAATGATCCGGCGGTAAAGGTCGGCATCCTGACCGGGGCAGGCGATCGGGCCTTCTGTGCGGGCGACGACCTGAAAACTCCCCGCGAGGATCGCACGATCGAGGAACATGTCGAAAAGCACTTTGCGAACGTCGACCCCGATGCCGAGCCTTCCTATCCGGGCTGGGAGCGTGAAATTCACATGATGACGCGCTTCAAGCCGATCATCGGCGCGGTGAAGGGGTGGTGCGTCGGGCAGGGGCTGGTGTACCTCATGCGCCTGACAGACATGCGGATTTCCGGCGAAAGCGCTCGCTACGGCCTGCCGGAAATTGCTTTTGACATGGCCGGGGGAAGTGGCATGGCGGCCATCTCCCGCCACCTGCCGCGTGCCATCGCGATGGAACTGGTACTGACGGGCGATCCGATCGACGCGCAGGAGGCCTACCGCATTGGCTTTGCCAACAAGATCGTCCCGGACTCCGAGGTGATGGACGCCGCGAAAGCCCTTGCTGCCCGCATCTCCCGCCATTCGGGCCGCGCGATCCGGATCGAGATGGAGTCGTTCCATCGTGCCGAACAGACCGACGACGCGACTTCCTACGCTCTAACCGATCACATGTTCCGCCTTCAGCGGCTGGCTTCGTCCAAACAGGTCGGTACGTTCGACTATAAAGGGAAAACCGGTAAATGACGGACGCGATCAAGGCTCAGGTCGCGGCTGATCGGCTTCGGATGGAAAGCCGGCCGCTGGGCGAGACCATACCTGGCCTGATGTTCGACGCTGCAGCCGATGCACCCGATGAAATTGCCATCGCGGTGCTCGACGAGACGCTGACACTGACCTATCGCGCAACCGCCGACTGGGTGCGCAAACTCGCGATCGAACTGCAGGCGCGCGGCGTGACCTCGGGTGACGTCGTGGGCGTGATGCTCCGGAACGGTCCGGAGTTCCCCATCGCCTGGATGGCGATTACGGCGCTCGGTGCCGTGATGATACCGGTCAACACCAGCTACACAACGCGTGAAGTCCGTTTCGTGCTCAGCAAGGGTGGGGCCTCCCACCTCATCATCGAAGAGGAACTGCACGAAGAACTCGACGATGGCGAACCGCTTCTCGATGGCACGCTGTTGTCCATCGCGCTGGCGACCGCTGACACGCTGCTTTTCGAGGGACTCGTCGCGTCCGATGCCGTCGCCGATCCCGATTTCACTCCGGTCGCAACGCAGTTCGACCTCAGCAATATCCAGTTCACGTCCGGCAGCACGGGCATGCCCAAAGGCTGTCGGCAGACCCACCGCTTCTGGCTGGAAGTGGCGCTATTTATCGCCGAGGCCTACCAGCCGATCCACAAACGCATTCTGGTCAATCAGTCGCTCTTTTACATGGACCCGCAGTTTATGTTCCTCGCGGCCGTGCGCAACAGGGGCACCGCCTTCATTGCTCGCCGCCAAAGCTCGAGCCGGTTCTTCGACTGGGTCGCCGATAACGGCATCGAGTTCATGTTCCTGCCCGAGTTCGTCTACAAGCAGGAAGGCTGGCGCGGGAAGGACCTCTCGAAGGTGCGGCGCGCGATGGTATTCGGCTGGGGCCGGGAGAACCATGTCGAGGCAGAAGGCGCACTTGGCTTCCCCCTCCGCGAAGGGTTCGGCATGACCGAAATCGGTATAGCGGCCTACCTGCCGGAGAACGCGCGCGAAATGCTGGGCTCGCGGTCCTGCGGGCTTCCGGCTCCCTACCGCGAATT from the Roseovarius indicus genome contains:
- a CDS encoding SDR family NAD(P)-dependent oxidoreductase; translated protein: MKDGDPQETVSVLKDGLFKGKGAVVSGAGTGIGRGIVTRLVGLGMDVTGLGRREEPLAETAEAVKEMPGSFRYQSCNVRDIEALEAAIEEAGETHGIDLLVNNAGGQFFAPATEISRRGWDAVIDLNLSAIFTATKAAYPYLKSRRGAVVNMSLSGVERGSMGLAHSIAARSGVLGMTRSLALEWAGDGIRLNCLGPGTVVTSGLSDEAARALLDGLLAATPMHCETSVEEVAELTAFLASPAGRLMTGQLIQIDGGAHIGAGLHMIGAA
- a CDS encoding CaiB/BaiF CoA transferase family protein, translated to MAPPLDGIKVLDLSRVLAGPTCTQTLADLGAEVWKIEPPGKGDDTRGWMPPEVEGESTYFMCCNRSKKSVALDLKSQEGRAAVQALARKADVLVENFRQGALDAFGLDYETLSADNRRLIYCSISGYGRTGPRAGEGGYDFTIQAESGLMAITGEPEGEPMKLGVAITDIATGMNAVQAILAALFARERTGRGQHLDLALFDSAVALLANVASGYLQTGREPNRYGNAHATVVPYQLFDTIDGTLALACGNDGQFLALCEVLGRTDLARDERFIRNRSRVENRDTLIPELQAAFLTRGTDEWISLLRKAKVPVGSVRSVSEVFSAADVLERGLVTTVPDAVHGQLSLVRSPLRFSETPLHTPVAPPRLGDNTEEVLAAHGINLGASK
- a CDS encoding LysR family transcriptional regulator, with amino-acid sequence MLRIRQLNVFHAIVQTGSVTAASSQLGMSQPAASQTLKDLEMALDFKLFERDGRGLRLTEAGEMFFIESEKSLYVMQELEQRAQAIKEGNRGQMSIACEAAWGASLLTPVLSKFMERRPDVSLAVYPFATSYFHSWMSGGMIDIAVTSVPINNQNFIQERLGSSEAVIILPKSHPLCAQSTIHAEQVSEEDFIVLSSRNELNYYRSAAAFQNLGVVRNIRVFSPLSESVFSLVEQGAGVSIVSKMICETLSGQFDVEWRPFEPKIRYDVFGYKRRGMPSNRHETLFFDLLREHIA
- a CDS encoding ABC transporter ATP-binding protein; translation: MTTGAAVKFENVSKHFGNTTALDGLDLTVRSGEFLTLLGESGSGKTTALNLLAGFFQASSGTILVNGTDVSSLPPEKRNIGMVFQNYSLFPHMTVEANIAYPLRMRGEDRDSMRRKTARALEIVHMSQFARRMPSELSGGQQQRVALARAIVFEPPLLLMDEPLGALDQNLREKLQSEIKDLHTQLGSTIVFVTHDQREALALSDRIALMRDGRLEQVGTPTEIYDNPVSEFAARFVGQTNIFRVELRGDQVDIPQLRTTMPKAGADGTATCAVLRPENIRLSPQADDTTISAKLEKSTFQGDSFFYEVRHEDACILVRAERDAGPPPPLGSQVNLRFAREDIVFVRDT
- a CDS encoding ABC transporter substrate-binding protein, which translates into the protein MKTLNKLLVSAAFLPSMAMSQELTFATAGGVWLETITEACLDPYAESAGVEVAGVATEDTAAQIRAQMMTQIQWDIVEVPSAVLALGTAEGWFEPLDWDKIDPENQLPDVARQENGIGFTTYSEGIVYRTDGENDPINSWADFWNVEEFPGNRSLRDTPLGNLEYALLADGVSKEELYDVLSSEEGVDRAFAKLDEIKPNITVWWTAGQQPIQYIASGDVDYSTTWNGRVTSAVEDGIPAGFVWNEAALIVGYYAVMKGSEQVDLANDLLKFCWTDPQISANVVERMPYPGFAPGLYDLLPEETAQNLSTFPANEEVQFAFDGGFWAENRPELQDRWQSWRLSN
- a CDS encoding ABC transporter permease yields the protein MPFIPVVLLLGLCFVYPVAEVLKWGFHDGSWTARYIGTVGRPEYIRILLNTVQVAVVTSVSCMVLGYPVAYVISRQRAALRTVLLIAIVVTMWVSVLIRTYAWMVVLGREGIINNVLAATGIIDEPVQLMFTTGAVYVAMIQTLLPISILASFSGMAGFDQTLLRAARAFGASKWGGFRTVFFPLTIDGVIAGGLLVLLMSLGFFITPALVGGPSDILIANVISDHVNQTLNWNLAAALSAVLLVIGTAMVLAVLIVTLGVRRFHKRAL
- a CDS encoding ABC transporter permease, producing MSTILIRAYTAVMLALLTFPIFLVIPMSFSATRYLQFPPEEYSLRWYQFLWESAAWQEAALRSLGISAAATLIALPIGTLAALGVSRSSGATGRIVTMLSLGPQIVPAVIVALGALLVSAGLGLYGNPLALVLVHACLGIPFVLLVVTPVLREGSEQYMRAARSLGAGFWRAVFTVVLPQIMPALFASAVFVFFISFDELVIALFLMGGTETLPMRIWSDLRNELTPAVAAVSTILILVTLAAIIPAEIYRNKKRRAP
- a CDS encoding enoyl-CoA hydratase/isomerase family protein, with translation MIEYERDGEIGIFTIANGKVNPFNPQMHKDFYQKLKAFENDPAVKVGILTGAGDRAFCAGDDLKTPREDRTIEEHVEKHFANVDPDAEPSYPGWEREIHMMTRFKPIIGAVKGWCVGQGLVYLMRLTDMRISGESARYGLPEIAFDMAGGSGMAAISRHLPRAIAMELVLTGDPIDAQEAYRIGFANKIVPDSEVMDAAKALAARISRHSGRAIRIEMESFHRAEQTDDATSYALTDHMFRLQRLASSKQVGTFDYKGKTGK
- a CDS encoding class I adenylate-forming enzyme family protein, whose translation is MTDAIKAQVAADRLRMESRPLGETIPGLMFDAAADAPDEIAIAVLDETLTLTYRATADWVRKLAIELQARGVTSGDVVGVMLRNGPEFPIAWMAITALGAVMIPVNTSYTTREVRFVLSKGGASHLIIEEELHEELDDGEPLLDGTLLSIALATADTLLFEGLVASDAVADPDFTPVATQFDLSNIQFTSGSTGMPKGCRQTHRFWLEVALFIAEAYQPIHKRILVNQSLFYMDPQFMFLAAVRNRGTAFIARRQSSSRFFDWVADNGIEFMFLPEFVYKQEGWRGKDLSKVRRAMVFGWGRENHVEAEGALGFPLREGFGMTEIGIAAYLPENAREMLGSRSCGLPAPYRELKVMRSLEEEADPGESGELWVRGPGVITAYHDNPEANENSFQDGWFRTGDLAVQDAQGFYYYVGRLKDMIRRSGENIAAQEIEAVLRTAPGIFEASVVPVKDLARGEEVKAFVTCLPGVDLRSDQAALEAVYKTCAANLAPFKVPRFIEQIDVFPRTGSNKIAKKELVSSRMSVVSEHYDRTARDWVQQS